A genomic region of Metopolophium dirhodum isolate CAU chromosome 1, ASM1992520v1, whole genome shotgun sequence contains the following coding sequences:
- the LOC132947084 gene encoding uncharacterized protein LOC132947084, giving the protein MRADNDADFGAWLLQLGKGQLPSVDGIPDTINILPQLVCDVVDLTDFVYPQQMSLANVDEFARRIILCPRNEECHQINSTVLRRVTGAVRTYYAIETVMIDDADEAANYQTEFLNDLHPNELPSHELTLKVGSIVMLLRNIDPKRQLCNGMRLVVTELRRHNSKARRLSGADDAQEDIILPAVSMTSGEEDDLPFRMKRIQFSVRLSFAMTINKSQGQTFDRVGLLLPSPAFSHGQLYVAFSRVRDAQSVKVSMYCDGNGRFVTKNIVYAEFL; this is encoded by the coding sequence ATGCGCGCCGACAATGACGCAGACTTCGGTGCTTGGCTACTTCAGCTCGGTAAAGGTCAACTGCCGTCGGTCGACGGTATTCCGGACACTATCAACATCCTACCGCAACTGGTTTGCGACGTTGTGGATTTGACCGATTTCGTCTATCCGCAGCAAATGTCGTTGGCCAACGTCGACGAGTTCGCTCGGAGAATCATACTATGTCCCCGCAACGAGGAATGCCACCAAATTAATTCCACAGTGCTACGACGCGTAACGGGCGCTGTAAGAACGTACTACGCCATAGAAACAGTGATGATCGACGACGCCGACGAAGCGGCAAACTACCAGACAGAGTTCCTCAACGATCTGCATCCGAACGAGCTTCCGTCGCACGAGTTAACGCTCAAGGTCGGTTCGATCGTCATGTTGCTTAGAAACATTGATCCGAAGCGACAACTGTGCAACGGGATGAGGTTGGTGGTCACCGAACTGCGGAGACACAACTCCAAGGCGAGGAGGTTGTCCGGCGCTGACGACGCGCAAGAAGACATCATCTTACCCGCTGTTTCGATGACTTCCGGTGAGGAAGACGATTTGCCTTTTCGAATGAAACGGATTCAATTCTCGGTACGGTTGTCGTTTGCCATGACAATCAACAAGTCTCAGGGTCAAACGTTCGACCGAGTCGGTTTGCTCCTGCCGTCACCCGCCTTCAGCCATGGACAGTTGTACGTTGCGTTTTCAAGAGTGAGGGACGCGCAATCAGTTAAAGTCAGCATGTATTGCGATGGAAATGGTCGATTCGTCACCAAGAATATCGTGTATGCAGAATTTCTCTGA
- the LOC132947096 gene encoding uncharacterized protein LOC132947096, with translation MNSEVFKSWFTQMLNSLEEPSVIVMDNASYHSTLVDNFPKSHTRKADVQAWLTKKNVDFSPLENLAELRMRVKALIPFEKKYEFDVLALEMGHEVIRLPPYHCQYNPIELIWAQVKNQVAKNNKTFKMVDLEKLTHEALDSVTQHDWEKCVRYAEALQDQDNDKEIMRDSILEPIILTLLPDDSDWESSDDEANSE, from the coding sequence ATGAATTCTGAAGTATTCAAATCTTGGTTCACCCAAATGTTGAACAGCCTTGAAGAACCGTCAGTGATTGTAATGGATAATGCATCCTATCATTCAACCCTCGTCGATAATTTTCCCAAAAGTCACACTCGAAAAGCAGATGTACAGGCTTGGTTGaccaaaaaaaatgtcgatTTTTCACCATTGGAAAATCTAGCTGAACTGAGAATGAGAGTTAAAGCTTTGAtcccatttgaaaaaaaatatgaatttgatgTATTGGCATTGGAAATGGGCCACGAAGTAATTCGACTTCCACCGTACCATTGCCAATACAATCCAATTGAGCTAATATGGGCCCAGGTAAAAAACCAAGTGGCGAAAAACAACAAGACATTTAAAATGGTTGATCTAGAAAAGTTGACTCACGAAGCACTGGATTCGGTTACTCAACATGATTGGGAGAAGTGTGTGAGATATGCCGAAGCATTGCAAGACCAAGACAATGATAAAGAAATTATGAGGGACAGTATATTGGAGCCAATCATTTTGACATTGTTACCTGATGACAGCGATTGGGAGTCCAGCGACGATGAAGCAAATTCGGAATAA
- the LOC132947105 gene encoding uncharacterized protein LOC132947105, with amino-acid sequence MTTYIYNYGGGRRGGGGRGGGGRGGRGGAGGGKTPNRNKCPVCFKRGHTAAQCRAVDAAATRDPVAEAAEAAIAYARKLQEEAALAAREQQRNQPPPPPQQQQQEQPPQQQQEQEEQHINM; translated from the exons ATgacgacatatatatataattatggcGGCGGTCGTCGTGGTGGTGGTGGCCGTGGTGGTGGTGGCAGAGGCGGTCGTGGTGGCGCGGGCGGCGGTAAGACTCCCAACAGGAATA AATGCCCCGTTTGTTTCAAGCGGGGTCATACCGCCGCTCAATGTCGTGCCGTGGATGCCGCCGCCACCAGAGACCCGGTCGCTGAGGCTGCCGAAGCAGCTATCGCGTACGCCAGAAAATTGCAAGAAGAAGCTGCCCTGGCTGCTCGGGAGCAGCAGAGAAATcagccaccaccaccaccacaacaacagcagcaagAACAGCCACCACAACAACAGCAAGAACAAGAAGAGCAGCATATTAACATGtaa